One part of the Anaeromyxobacter sp. Fw109-5 genome encodes these proteins:
- a CDS encoding sugar transferase — protein sequence MRTDYRTAKRALDVGFAGIALAVLSPLMAAIAAAVKLDSAGPVLFRQRRVGLRGVPFTILKFRSMFEGASGPSVTAAADARVTRVGRFLRRHKLDELPQLWNVLVGDMSLVGPRPEVERYVRLFPDAYARILTVRPGLTDFASLAYRNEEATLSRWPDAEAAYTQIVLPAKIALYHRYLDEMSLRTDAALVLRTLAALVR from the coding sequence GTGAGGACCGACTACCGCACGGCCAAGCGCGCCCTCGACGTCGGGTTCGCCGGGATCGCGCTCGCGGTGCTCTCGCCCCTGATGGCCGCCATCGCAGCGGCGGTGAAGCTGGACTCGGCGGGCCCGGTCCTCTTCCGGCAACGGCGGGTCGGGCTCCGCGGCGTCCCCTTCACGATCCTGAAGTTCCGCTCGATGTTCGAGGGCGCGAGCGGCCCCTCCGTCACGGCGGCTGCGGACGCGCGGGTGACGCGAGTCGGCCGGTTCCTGCGCCGCCACAAGCTCGACGAGCTGCCCCAGCTCTGGAACGTCCTCGTCGGCGACATGAGCCTGGTCGGCCCGCGCCCGGAGGTGGAGCGATACGTGCGCCTCTTCCCGGACGCCTACGCGCGGATCCTGACGGTGCGTCCCGGCCTCACCGACTTCGCGTCGCTCGCGTACCGGAACGAGGAGGCCACGTTGAGCCGCTGGCCCGACGCGGAGGCGGCCTACACCCAGATCGTGCTCCCCGCGAAGATCGCGCTCTACCACCGCTACCTGGACGAGATGTCCCTCAGGACCGACGCCGCGCTGGTCCTGCGGACGCTCGCCGCGCTCGTGCGATGA
- a CDS encoding DegT/DnrJ/EryC1/StrS aminotransferase family protein encodes MTSGPFIPFALPDLTSAESDAVLEVLRRGWITTGPRAKEFERRFAGAVGAPHCVAVSSCTAALHLALEAVGVRPGDEVIVPTMTFAASAEVVRYLGAVPVLVDVNASDHNVAVPAIERAITPRTRAIVPVHFGGVPADMDEIVALARPRGIVVVADAAHAFPSEYRGRNVGALADVTCFSFYATKTLTTGEGGAAVTSRAEWADRMRIMSLHGISRDAWKRYMEGGSWYYEIVAPGFKYNLGDIAAALGLAQLARAEAMRARREAIARRYDAAFAGREALELLAPAPDRTNAHHLYVIKLAPHLLDIDRNRFIEELTARGVGVSVHFIPLHEHPYYRETFGYRPESLPVAHDAYLRSISLPIYSAMTDEQVERVVEAVLEIADGHLRASATAR; translated from the coding sequence ATGACCTCCGGACCGTTCATCCCCTTCGCGCTGCCCGATCTCACGAGCGCCGAGAGCGACGCCGTCCTCGAGGTCCTGCGGCGCGGCTGGATCACGACCGGGCCGCGCGCGAAGGAGTTCGAGCGCCGCTTCGCGGGCGCGGTGGGCGCTCCCCACTGCGTCGCGGTGAGCTCGTGTACCGCGGCGCTGCACCTCGCCCTCGAGGCCGTGGGCGTGCGGCCGGGCGACGAGGTGATCGTCCCGACCATGACGTTCGCGGCGAGCGCGGAGGTCGTGCGCTACCTCGGCGCGGTCCCCGTGCTCGTGGACGTGAACGCCTCGGACCACAACGTCGCCGTGCCGGCGATCGAGCGGGCGATCACTCCGCGCACGCGCGCGATCGTCCCCGTGCACTTCGGAGGCGTCCCCGCGGACATGGACGAGATCGTCGCCCTCGCGCGGCCGCGCGGCATCGTCGTGGTCGCGGACGCGGCGCACGCCTTCCCCAGCGAATACCGCGGGCGCAACGTCGGGGCGCTGGCCGACGTGACCTGCTTCTCGTTCTACGCCACGAAGACCCTCACCACCGGTGAGGGGGGCGCCGCGGTGACCTCGCGCGCGGAATGGGCCGACCGCATGCGGATCATGTCCCTCCACGGCATCTCGCGCGATGCGTGGAAGCGCTACATGGAGGGAGGAAGCTGGTACTACGAGATCGTCGCGCCCGGGTTCAAGTACAACCTCGGCGACATCGCGGCGGCGCTGGGGCTCGCTCAGCTCGCGCGCGCGGAGGCGATGCGGGCACGGCGCGAGGCGATCGCGAGACGGTACGACGCCGCGTTCGCCGGACGCGAGGCGCTGGAGCTGCTCGCGCCCGCGCCCGACCGGACGAACGCTCACCACCTGTACGTGATCAAGCTGGCTCCGCACCTCCTCGACATCGATCGGAACCGGTTCATCGAGGAGCTGACGGCGCGTGGCGTCGGGGTCTCGGTCCACTTCATCCCGTTGCACGAGCACCCCTACTACCGCGAGACCTTCGGGTACCGCCCCGAGAGCCTGCCGGTGGCGCACGACGCCTACCTCCGCTCGATCTCGCTGCCCATCTACTCCGCGATGACGGACGAGCAGGTCGAGCGGGTGGTCGAGGCGGTCCTGGAGATCGCGGACGGACACCTGCGGGCGAGCGCCACCGCGCGCTAG
- a CDS encoding DUF2334 domain-containing protein: MAADARSVLERLRGLAGPLRRLALVAPSRDERALFPSAEVLTAAEWDLGSPRPDLRFDLVVAPRVLHDPRAQAARLRNLLRSCRALLTIERPPSSGGVSPGAGGTVPAALADRVIARGPLDRGAHGAGDTVVLVRGELDAPLIRMDDYPTGVRPILPDLAPLHAIVRSFDDRGLPVALGIVPALLDPSMVGFLRSLRHLVPALHGFDHGYFRYAPRLRRSGDPYNERGTVGQFDEFRWQRARTVERKLGEAKRRLEDELARPVTIYVPPCNRVDGRTARVLRRVGFELCLCDGAVPADIIPWRRSDFYGRSSEFGPETDAEVITLHATWEWDVRRTGDTRSLSLMLELLVGSLAAKRAAIERLASEVSASRAG, translated from the coding sequence ATGGCTGCGGATGCCAGGAGCGTGCTGGAGCGGCTGCGCGGGCTCGCCGGCCCGCTCCGCCGGCTCGCGCTCGTCGCGCCTTCACGGGACGAGCGCGCGCTCTTCCCGTCCGCGGAGGTGCTGACGGCCGCCGAGTGGGATCTCGGGTCGCCGCGCCCGGATCTCCGCTTCGACCTCGTGGTCGCGCCTCGCGTCCTCCACGACCCGCGCGCCCAGGCCGCGCGTCTCCGCAACCTGCTCCGCTCGTGCCGCGCGCTCCTCACGATCGAGCGGCCCCCGTCGAGCGGGGGCGTCTCCCCGGGCGCGGGCGGGACCGTCCCCGCGGCCCTGGCCGATCGGGTGATCGCTCGCGGGCCCCTGGACCGGGGGGCTCACGGTGCGGGCGACACCGTGGTCCTGGTGCGCGGCGAGCTCGACGCGCCGCTCATCCGGATGGACGACTATCCGACGGGCGTGCGACCGATCCTGCCCGATCTCGCGCCGCTCCACGCGATCGTGCGCTCCTTCGACGACCGCGGGTTGCCGGTCGCGCTGGGGATCGTGCCCGCCTTGCTCGACCCCTCCATGGTCGGGTTCCTGAGGAGCCTGCGTCACCTCGTGCCGGCCCTCCACGGGTTCGACCACGGGTACTTCCGGTACGCGCCACGCCTCCGGCGGTCGGGCGATCCGTACAACGAGCGCGGCACCGTCGGGCAGTTCGACGAGTTCCGATGGCAGCGCGCCCGCACCGTCGAGCGCAAGCTGGGCGAGGCGAAGCGCCGGCTCGAGGACGAGCTCGCGCGCCCGGTGACGATCTATGTGCCGCCCTGCAATCGCGTGGACGGGCGCACCGCCCGCGTCCTGCGGCGCGTCGGCTTCGAGCTCTGCCTCTGCGACGGCGCGGTGCCAGCGGACATCATTCCGTGGCGCCGCTCCGACTTCTACGGACGGTCGAGCGAGTTCGGACCGGAGACCGACGCCGAGGTCATCACGCTGCACGCGACGTGGGAGTGGGATGTCCGCCGGACAGGAGACACCCGTTCGCTGTCCCTCATGCTCGAGCTCCTGGTCGGGTCGCTCGCCGCCAAGCGCGCCGCCATCGAGCGGCTGGCGAGCGAGGTGTCCGCCTCGCGGGCGGGCTGA
- a CDS encoding acyl carrier protein, which translates to MRQFIVENFYVSDPADLADDSLLVTAGVIDSTGMLELIAFVETEFGVRIEDEEMTPENLESIRRVAAFVANKRRAAVG; encoded by the coding sequence GTGAGGCAGTTCATCGTCGAGAACTTCTACGTGAGCGACCCGGCCGACCTCGCGGACGACAGCCTGCTCGTCACGGCCGGCGTCATCGACTCGACCGGCATGCTCGAGCTGATCGCGTTCGTGGAGACGGAGTTCGGCGTCCGCATCGAGGACGAGGAGATGACCCCCGAGAACCTGGAGTCCATCCGCCGGGTCGCGGCGTTCGTCGCGAACAAGCGGCGCGCAGCCGTCGGCTGA
- a CDS encoding glycosyltransferase, which yields MRVVHLNTADAGGGAARSALRLSLALRGEGVDSLLFVRKRRTDDPTVIQHDSLVDPRFPRLRDRLDSLPWRLYRRRTRATFDVGMVPDRVAAAVRSLRPSIVNVHWIGYAFMRLEALGQLPGRIVWTLHDSWPFTGGCHVPQDCERFTARCGACPVLGSERELDLSRAVWARKRRSWRELSITLVAPSRWMAERAARSSLFGDGRVEVIPNGVDTSVYRPRDRRRAKLRLGLTADAPTVLFAAMWADRDPNKGFQLLAPALAAVRLADGARPHLLVAGSPTLHRHPALEGLPAHALGELRGDEAMAEAIAAADVVAVPSMQETFPNTALEALACARPVVGFRIGGMPDLVRDGATGWLLPPFDVRALGEALRSLLHDPGRAEEMGRTGRSAVEGRLDVASWARRYLALYQDLLRHPPRDERAPFPASSGLSPGSSPPAAR from the coding sequence ATGCGGGTCGTTCATCTCAATACCGCCGATGCGGGCGGCGGTGCGGCGCGATCGGCCCTGCGGCTCAGCCTGGCGCTTCGCGGCGAAGGAGTGGACTCGCTGCTCTTCGTCCGCAAGCGCCGGACCGACGACCCGACCGTGATCCAGCACGACAGCCTCGTCGATCCGCGCTTCCCACGCCTGCGCGACCGGCTCGACTCGCTGCCCTGGCGCCTGTACCGGAGGCGCACGCGGGCGACCTTCGACGTGGGCATGGTGCCCGACCGCGTCGCGGCGGCCGTCCGTTCACTCCGCCCGTCGATCGTCAACGTCCACTGGATCGGGTACGCGTTCATGCGGCTCGAGGCGCTCGGGCAGCTCCCCGGACGCATCGTCTGGACCCTGCACGATTCGTGGCCCTTCACGGGCGGCTGCCACGTGCCCCAGGACTGCGAGCGGTTCACGGCGCGGTGCGGGGCGTGCCCCGTGCTCGGCTCGGAGCGGGAGCTGGACCTCTCGCGCGCCGTCTGGGCGCGAAAGCGAAGATCCTGGCGCGAGCTCTCCATCACGCTGGTCGCGCCCAGCAGGTGGATGGCGGAGCGGGCAGCCCGGAGCAGCCTGTTCGGGGACGGCCGCGTCGAGGTCATCCCGAATGGAGTCGACACCTCGGTGTACCGGCCCAGGGACCGGCGTCGGGCGAAGCTTCGGCTCGGCCTGACGGCCGACGCGCCGACGGTGCTCTTCGCGGCGATGTGGGCCGACCGCGATCCGAACAAGGGCTTCCAGCTCCTGGCGCCCGCGCTCGCCGCCGTGCGGCTCGCGGACGGAGCGCGCCCTCATCTGCTCGTCGCGGGCAGCCCCACGCTGCACCGTCACCCCGCGCTCGAGGGGCTCCCGGCGCACGCGCTCGGCGAGCTCCGGGGCGACGAGGCGATGGCGGAGGCGATCGCCGCGGCGGACGTCGTCGCGGTGCCCTCGATGCAGGAGACCTTCCCGAACACGGCGCTGGAGGCGCTGGCGTGCGCGCGGCCCGTGGTCGGCTTCCGGATCGGGGGGATGCCGGACCTCGTGCGCGACGGCGCCACCGGGTGGCTGCTGCCCCCGTTCGACGTCCGCGCGCTGGGCGAGGCGCTGCGCAGCCTCCTCCACGATCCCGGCCGCGCGGAGGAGATGGGACGCACGGGCCGGAGCGCGGTCGAGGGCAGGCTGGACGTGGCGTCGTGGGCGCGGAGGTACCTCGCGCTTTACCAGGACCTCCTCCGTCACCCTCCTCGCGACGAGCGCGCTCCGTTCCCCGCGAGCTCCGGCCTCAGCCCGGGGAGCTCGCCACCGGCCGCTCGGTGA